actagcgacccgaactgctttgcatgggtgcaatggtgatatattatgcatgtattatatatataaaccttcctcttgaatccctctatctattaaaataaaaccgcaTCAAAGTCTGTtgagtagttttaaagatttaagcatacaaagggacatagggagggagaaagcgactttgttcaATACTATTTAGAGAAgtgagcagacagatcacctgatgttaagcaatctgttgcccatggacacccgaaacaccagaggttgttcgaaaatcgaggattgggaaaattgggggTAATATGCCTCTGTAACTCACTCACAAAACgtaagcgttttttcacgtcgtttctgtgaggccgtgttatcactccaGTTGAGTCAGCCCAAtcatgctgaagcatggcttttccacacatctatttatattattaagtatagcattttgtattattataatggcTTGCatctatctacacctttttatttataactagtggtcgcctagtggtcgaaattcgaccatatacgatttaatttacaataccactttccatacgttcaaggataatttttatttaacaaattgctataagttttgtgaaattcaaattaatatattccggcggatcatgaataaccttcttcaatgagaaacctcttttcatatgagacgtgagaatatcatcgcaatgtctgtcaattttgacattttgtcaaatacgatgctatgcatggtagtgtgtgtaatgttttatttattgatttaatgtactttataagtattatttttgaaaaatattagcatttttcacttctcctacacataaactataagtgtaccaaattttatgctcctacgtccgctcaatttttgtaaaaaggttccgaaagtttttgcatcacgtattaatatatagatatcatTAGGCAGGGCCATGTTTTTGTGTCCCAGTACACAATCACATTaaggcatctcctctttgttcATGCTTTACGATGCAGACtacttataatttcaatttataatttatttcagagGACCTCCAAAGAAGGAAGCTGGTGGCAAAGCCAAGCCGAGAGGCAAGAGGATGAGGAGGTTCAAATTCAAGAGGTTATTCTGTGAGGCTTGTAATCTCAAGTTCGATAACAAGGAACAAAGCGACAATCATAAGAAAGAAATGCATAAGGATGATATCTGGATCTGTGAGGTGagatagttttaattttctttttattgtaatgctaactgcttttttaaggggggaaaatcatccaatgacttctcccgccttgggcaaggcgagagggagtttcagattcttactgactaaaaaccaccctgtttctaacttcctacttctgcccttctggctagagccccggtaaacccgctagggagtccgcagctccggatcaggcatcagccctactgggccccatctgtgggaTGTTAACTGCTGCCAGCGGCTTCGGTCGCGATCCCGTGAGATattctacccctgtttcaaatttcaatcCGATCCCTTatttttgacgtgattgagtaacaaacaaacaaacaaactgttgtTAGGAAGATAAAGAAATTCCCATTACTTTTGACTCAAACATAGAGATCAGggtaaataaaatcgtttaataataaaaaatctccgACTGAGTTGAATTTTACtgaaagcaaatataataacagctcacacataggacccatttaCTTAATTCATATTTCCGTGGTGTTTGatgactgggcttctcccagttgcgCAATCTCTTTTTGGGCTTTAGTCATTCAatttcaccgagggaagtggaaactacttttcttctcttctaataatatcttcttatttatttcgttgcgggatccaagatagtcattcatgtccccgggacgcgtcggacttcagtgttccggagttttcatagttgtatctactgtagatcctggtgcacaggagtggcagcggtacgggaggttgtgacgggcttgtcccattaaaaagaGCTGAATTTTGCCTCTAACCCGAAGATCACCAAtctcacaaaacaaaatagttactgTGAGGtttatcatattttgttttcaatcaCTGTTCGTTCCTGTTTCCAGGTGTGTGGTAAAAAGTTCATCCATCGGGCTTCACATTACACGCACATAAAGTCCCACCAGCCGCCCAACTTTGGCTGCGACCAATGTGATTACAAGACGTGGCACAAATCCGACCTTGTCAAACACGTTAGGATACATGCTGGTAAGGAAAATTTGATATGGCTTTGAAAACTATAGAAATAGTAAATAGACATTCTTTACGTTATAAGccgttataagccggtaaacgagcagacggatcacctgatggtaagcaattgccgccgcccatggacactcgaaataccagaggcgttacaagtgcgttgccggctttttagaggttaggaatttaaatatGGAGCCACGCTTCGGTACAAATGGGCCGGtttgaccaaagtgataccacggcctcacagaaaactgacgtgaaacaacgcttctgttgtgtttcgttgtgtgagtgaagttaccggaggcccaattacgacTCTTCGcaatcttcttaatccccgattcctcaacaagacttaaataaacatggatagaaaatacCAACGAACAACATTTGGGCAAAAAGTCagagtcaaagcatttatttcaattaatcttaaattatataggcacttttgaaacgtcaaattgaattgtctgtcagtctgtctgttagtgaagctaggcgctcgttccaaagtgtagcttcgaaagTCATGATCATCTCGCCTGGTttgaggatcctccttttcttagggaactttactcagtGTTCCGTAAAGTAGCATAGTTActtagtacatctctggtggaaaaacaccacTAACGCCCAAAAGTGTATTctctaatagggtagatgacaattttttattttaatgtccgtcttgtagattattttaaaatattagacacgtttttttttattttcttacggaaacaaatactttcgaagatatatcgatttgaaatatcgcgtgacgtcacttttgagtgACGtcacgtagttagctcccactcctaaactttgacacgttttatctaagtattgttatcttatatgacaaaataaaagaatacgtgtctaatattttttcattacctaactgacggactaaatacatttttaattttcataccccgtcattatccctattagAATATATGATTTGACATTAACACcgaccattttataatccttccAGGTTTAAAACTCTACCAGTGTGAGTTCTGCAGCACATCGTACTACACATCATCGAACCTGACCAGCCACATCCGAAGACTGCACATGAAGGAGCGCCTCTACAGCTGCAGCATGTGTAAGCGCAACTTCTTCGACAAGACCAAGCTGAATCGACACCTGGATTcacattttgatattaaaaggTGAGTTTTTTGTTGATAggtctttgttttttaatatatcacGAACGGTGGCTATGTAGCAcgcggaacacctgatggtaagtggttagtGTAGCCTATGATGTATTGAGTAGACTGGTCTTTTGAGTAGACTGAGAAGGATTTGGGTAGACTGGTCTACTGAATAGACAGGTCTTCTGAGTGGATTGGTCTACTGAGTAGACTATTGCTTCAACCATGAGagtgaagcaatagtatttgttgatagtcgctagcgacaaCGTAATTTTTTAGTATGGAAAATTTTTGTTTCgcaggtgaccggtagaggcgttgtaaaattagCTATACAAGAAATTTACTTCTATCTAcagactatcgacaaatactatccTTTcaaccatgagtttgaagcaatagtagtGGTACTGGTCTTCTGAGTAGACTGGGTAGACTTGTCTACTGAGTAGACAGGTCTTCTGAGCAGACGGGTCTATTGAGTAGACATAAGTAGACATCTaaatcatccatagcacgcatctttccatattatataacttagctgagttcgtttccactactgctaagctatgtgtaccaatgaatatgattggtggtaaccaaacgcatccacagcaacatatcATAGCATTGCACATCTCTagcggaaaagcacccttaatcaaATATCTTCACTGTATCCCAGGTTCGAATGCAACGTATGCCACGCAAGTTTCACGCGCCGCTGTTACTGGAAGAAGCACCTTCTCCGGCAGCACGACATCGTCACCCCCCCTCAAAGACCAGGCCGGCAGAAGACCAATGTGGTGATAGGAGACTATCTGGAGAAGCAGTCTGTTGGAGACTTCTACCAGAAAGGCAATTTGGTGGATAGTAAGAAGTTATagcaataattgttttaaaaaaatatggagtGTGGATTGT
This is a stretch of genomic DNA from Spodoptera frugiperda isolate SF20-4 chromosome 24, AGI-APGP_CSIRO_Sfru_2.0, whole genome shotgun sequence. It encodes these proteins:
- the LOC118278792 gene encoding transcription factor Ouib-like, which translates into the protein MMDVDATSLEQHDLAYKLEVVNIIDACRICMAQTLNMSSLFNTDKENIVDEIHFCTGIIIKEEAGLPTQICELCRNNLSVAYKFKTTCLIADKTFRNLVLPKIKDEVPESDLTNLDYDAIEFKDEAGNDELADEDVKTENEMETADDVIEESSLLKVKAKGPPKKEAGGKAKPRGKRMRRFKFKRLFCEACNLKFDNKEQSDNHKKEMHKDDIWICEVCGKKFIHRASHYTHIKSHQPPNFGCDQCDYKTWHKSDLVKHVRIHAGLKLYQCEFCSTSYYTSSNLTSHIRRLHMKERLYSCSMCKRNFFDKTKLNRHLDSHFDIKRFECNVCHASFTRRCYWKKHLLRQHDIVTPPQRPGRQKTNVVIGDYLEKQSVGDFYQKGNLVDSKKL